CTGCGGGTCAGTATAAAGAGCCGAAACTGTAAAAGTCCCCTCTTTCTTGAGAGTGACGACAGCAGACGCCTTACCCTCGTCAAGGGAAACAGTTGCAACACTATCAGAGCCAATAAAGAAGGAAACGGTACCCCCAGAAATGGGCTCAGCCTTAATCGCGGAGAGCGCAAACGCGCCACCGAAACCGCCACGAGGAAGGGCCTGCGGTAGCCGCCCGGTAGAGATAGACGGAGCATTAGCCGGGGTTGTCGTGGGGGTAGATGTAGCAGACTGAGTCGTCGAGCCGACCGCACCGGCAGACGTGGCAGGAGAAGTGGTGGTCAGCACGCAGTTACCCTCGGGGTCAACAAGGTCAGTAGGACCGCAGGAAGCGGAAGAAGTTGTTGGAAGAGGTAAGGGCTGAAGGGGCTGAGCGGGATCCTGGGTAGAAGGGGAAGTAGGTCTAGAAGAACCACCGGTTGTGCCACTGGTTGTGCCACCGGTTGTGGGTGTTGGAAAAACTGTCGGAATAGTAGGCACAGTGGGTGTATCACGGGTCACAGTCGCAGACAAAGTAATCTTCTCACCGACCTTCAGATTCTTCAGGTCGACTTTCTCACCCTTAGGGCCAGAAATCGATAGGGAAACCTGATAATCACCCGGAGCGGGCAGAGGTGGGATGGTATGCGGGGAATGCGTTGGAACAGAGCTGGGATTGGGCGCAACAGTGGGTGCAGGAACAGGACCGCACACGTCACCGAAACCGCCGGCAGCGACAAGACCGGAAACAGTCGGGCCATTCGGACCGCACACAACCAGAACACCACCAACATCAACCGTTCTGGCGGGGCCAGGCTGGCCAGGGGCACCCGGGGCGGGTGTAGAATCTGCGAAAGCACCAGGCACAATAAAAGCCAAACCAGACGCGATAGCGGCGGTGGCACACAACCCCGCAAGGGAACCGCGGGTACCAAGAGGATTTTTCATGACGTGAATATCTCCAATCTCCGGAAAAACTACGCGGCAACCACCGCAGACAAGAATGGTAACACAGAAACCTGAAAAACTCAAAGATGAAGAGTAACCCCGAAGAAGGAACCCTAAGAAAATCACGGAATGCATTGATTCTCGGGCAAGCCCTTTAACCAAGCCTATATGTTTAGTGTATATATACACTTTTATTTATATATTTCTTTTATACTGTCGGTCTGAGTTTCCCTGGGTTGCAGAATTTGTCGGATTCATGAGTGGGGAATAATCATGAATTGGGAATAATGGAGTGTGGTGCGTTTATAGCACCAGCGTGACTCATGCTGCAAGCGTAATTTCTGTGTACATGTCGCTGGGGCGCTGCTATTGTGACATGCTGTTTCAGACAAAAGCCTTTTAAGGGTGACAGAGCATAGGTTTTACAGAGCATAGGTTTTACAGAGCATAGGTTTTACAGGGCGTGGGGTTTTCAACAATAATCTTTCGATTATTTCCTGACGCCCTGTGCAGTAGCAACAGATGCAGTAGCAACAGATACATTGCAAAAGACATATCTGGCCCAGACGTGCCCAATGGTACAGTAACACTTGCGCTGGGATATAATACTTGCGCTGGGATATCAGTGCAAGTGTGTCATTGCAGCAGAATATCTGCCTGCTTACGGTAGAATCTGCGTAGTTTGGGGTGACTCCCGTTGGATTTTTGGAGGCAACGTTATTAACTGGCGTGACAAAGCAGCCTGCTTGACGGTTAATCCGGAATTGTTTTTTCCTGTCGGAAATACCGGTGCTGCGTTGGAGCAGATACAGAGGGCAAAGGCTGTTTGTGCTCGGTGCACTGTAGCGAATTCCTGTCTGCAGTTTGCATTAGAGACAAACCAGGATTCTGGTATATGGGGTGGCCTCAGTGAGGAAGAGCGGCGGGCACTGAAGCGCAGAGGAAATAGGGCGCGGCGGGCTAACTTCAAAGCTCATTAATTCAGATTCGCGCTTCACGTTGACCTGATCGTGCTGTGACCTGATCGTACTGCTGGTCCGTTAGGCGTGTGCGTGGGTTGCGCGTGTGTGATTGATGTGGGTGCTAAGTTATCCTTTGGGTTATCCTTTGGCACATGCTCAAGAGGTGCCTGAAATGGATGATTGGTTGCTGCGGATTGCCTATTTGTCTTGGTTTTTGACACATCGAATCATCTGTTACCAGAACCATCTATCACTTTGTAAGGATCCTGGGCTTGTTTTTGTGGAATGAGTTTTTATGGAATGAAATGTGTTAATGAAATGTGTTACCCCGAATATATTAGGTGGGTGAACGAATACATTAGGTGGATGAAATAGTAAACATACCTGGCTAAACTAGCCTTATTCTTGGCTTTGCATGACGGAATATTTAACGGAATGTTTAACTGAAGCGGGAGTGGTGAAATTGGCAGACACGCAGGATTTAGGTTCCTGTG
The sequence above is a segment of the Tropheryma whipplei str. Twist genome. Coding sequences within it:
- a CDS encoding WhiB family transcriptional regulator, whose amino-acid sequence is MNWRDKAACLTVNPELFFPVGNTGAALEQIQRAKAVCARCTVANSCLQFALETNQDSGIWGGLSEEERRALKRRGNRARRANFKAH